In Nicotiana tabacum cultivar K326 chromosome 10, ASM71507v2, whole genome shotgun sequence, the DNA window AGAACAGACAATCCACAATGTAGGACACAAACCTCAGCTCCAAGCAGCCTCATTCTGAAGACATTCAGTGCTTGTCTCTCCATATCTTGAGCACCCATATAAATAACACACTCCAAACCAAACCGAGCACAGACAGTAGCAGTGGCAACACCGTGCTGACCAGCCCCTGTCTCAGCAATAATGCGTTTCTTTCCCAAGCGCTTGGCAAGCAAAGCCTGGGCAACAACATTATTGATTTTGTGGGCACCAGTGTGGTTTAGATCTTCCCTTTTCAAGTAGATCAATGGTCCTTCACCATCTGCACGTTTATAATGCTCAGTAAGCCGCTCTGCAAAATAAAGAGGGCTCTCTCTGCCAACATAATCTCTCAATATTCCTTCTAGTTCTTTCTGCAGTCAGCATAAATCATGTAAACAAGTTAGAATTTCTATAGGGGTCATAACAAATCTGCCTAATGCAATGCAACTGAAATCAATCAACTACACCACAATCTCAAAACGATTCGCGTCGACTTATCAATCCTCTTTATCTGTTCAGAACtgttcaaattattttcattcaaatACTAAATAGTTTCTCCTTTAAGGCAATTACTGAAATTAGGGGTTCTCTAAATCCCAagtcaaaatgaaaaataaaaatttgaaaaaaaggggGTTAAGTGAATAAGCTCAGAAGTCATAGCTACAACTGCTTATATCAGATTAAACACTTCAATTATACTAAATTGCAAAACAAAATGCTAGCTCATGCACTAAGAAATTATGCTTAAAGCAAATGTGTATACTTTATTTTAAAACACGCACAATACATGCATTTGAAGCTAGTTCTCAGGAATTTGCTAATTTGTGCCCACCTATTTCATCACGTTATAAAGACACAGACTTTTGATATCAAGAAATACTAGTCCACTAGTTTCATCATTTCACGATTGAATAACTAAAAGAACAGCTTCTTTTTTTGGTCAGTTTCACCATTCATATTTCATAGGATAAGTGAAAAATCAGAAAAGGGTCAGACATCTAATAATAAGTGGCTAACTCCGGGAAAACAAAATAGCCGGTTGTAACGTCCAATCAATCAGATCTGCTCTTCTTACAAAATGCATAATGCGGTTAAAAAAAACAATAACATCAAGTACATCTCAATCCCAAAACTAACATCAAGTAATATACCATTTCGCTCTAATTGGGCCCTATCTCATTCCAATACTCAAAAATTGAAACTAAATCAGCAATTTAAGAATGCAAAAAATTCAAACACCTGAAAGTCATGGTCGGTAGCGAGCGAATTGAAGGCGGTTTCGAGCTCGTCGAGAGCATGCATTAGTGTTTCGGGTACATATTTCCCCCCAAATTTCCCGAACCGGCCGAACGAATCGGGTCGTTGAACGACGGCGGGTTCCGCAACATCCTGAACCGACATTGATTGTACACAAACATTTGCAGGTGGCTTGGTGGGTGAAATCGTAATTTTGCTGAGTTTTAAGGGTATTTGCGATTGGaataaggaggaggaggaggagaagcaGTGGTGGGGCTTCGTTAGCTGTGGAGCTGTTTGGCTCGGTGAGGTGAAGGCCATGTTTGGTTGATCTAAAATTAAAGGATTTTCATGGACGCCAACTTTATGAAAGGTAAGTGGGACCCAGTTGAATGACGTGGCTGTTTTACAAATTTAGAGTCCAGAGAGATTCTCTTTAGTGACCGAACAATATTAACCCATAACAGGACGAACAACTATTTTTCATccatattatatttatttattatatgcaTTTcagtataaaaatatttaatagtaatttgtttttcttttaaggtatttttacatttttataaaagaattattaatagCTTTAGTTATAGAAATATTTGTGTAGAGCTGGAATTGAGGAATGTTACTAGTTTATTTACCATTAAGGGTCATTTGGTCAGGAACAAGGATATTTGGGGATTGTAATCCCACATTCTATGTGGGAAGGTAATATCAAAATTTTGATATAAACTTATACCGATTTTAATTAATATCATCAATCAAACATGAAATAGATGTAACCCAAATTTTATGCTAGAATTAAGAGTTTTCTGAACTCATTTTGAGGCAGAGCTTTTTGatgaatagttttttttttttttttaaaaaaaatggaggCAATAAGTGTTGCTTTATTTCCTTATATTGCCAAGACCTGATGTTGTAATTCATTGAGGGTAGAgcaaagtaaatgtgcagaatACGATCATTTaatcaattgtttgaattgtcTTTCTTATGGTTAATATCATACTTATGCTCTAATAGCCTGTTTTGTCAAGTtgctaaaattaatttattttaaaaacttttttttcaaaagtacttctagtaagaaataatttgtgtttgattaattaatttaaaaagtacttctaaacagcaattagtgtttggtcaagtttttaaaaaatgtttctaagtatatatttttttcttcaaaaaaatacttttggggaGAAACTACTCTTTTTtgtttctccaaaactgcttctgtttcTATTCAAACGCGTTTGTTTTCCTTCTAAAAGTTTAGCCAAACATTTCAACTTTAGGGGGAAAAAAAACAAGTTTTGAAGGGAAAAAaagtgattttggatttagagaaagcttggccaaacagggtATATGACAAGagcataaatacttaattaactATAAACCTTTTGGTTCTTTTACAAATATTTGAGACACAATTGTTCCTGTTCTTATCTTCTAATGGAGAAAGTCTTATAGGGAGTTCTCTTTTTTATTGGCCTTAATTATATGACGTAATATGAATTAGTTCTGGTGGATACCAAATGGTTATACCAAAAGAAAAGTTGTTTTAATGGTCCGTGTAATATAAAATTATAGTACTCTTGATCATGCTTAAAATGATAAATCAAAAAGACACTTGTGatcttgcaaaaaaaaaaaagaaaaacaattctCATTAATTCTATATAAAAACCCCTTTGCCTGCAGTATTACGTGTTTAAGAATTTACTACTCTCTTTTTCACTCCTTTTCTACATTTTTCTGGCCATAggccaaaagaaaagaagtgtaACAATTGAAATTTCTATTTACAACAGAATGTTACAGGCTTACAGCTGAAGGAAGACCGAGCAGACTTGGCAGTTTGTAACAGTTTGGCTAGTGTTTATAATAGTTTAATTTTTTGGCTAGACTTAGTAATTATGTGCCCTAAGTGGCATAACTATATATGGTTTGTGATATTTCTGTACGCAACTAATATTAAATTCTATGTTGCTCGGATTCTTCAAAAATATCGATGGGtgtgtgtcggatcctccaaaaataatgTGCATAGGCTACCGGTTCCCGAGAACCCAATAACTCTTGCGTAGACcctgtatttatattaagaaattcactaaatattgGTAAATATTTGACTGTGAACCCAGTTATTATTGCATATTAATCTAAAATTACGATAGGAACCCATAGGAACCAATAAGcctcaaatcctggatccgcctctgacgGGTACAACAACTGTTTTGGAGAGTCCGAACAACATAGATATTAATATAACTACTTCCtgttggtaaaaaaaaaaaaacattaacaTACAAGAATTCCTGTGCACCTATATAATTCTATTCCTCCAGATTACAGAGTATGCAATTGACGCTATTCCTACTGAGCTAAAAAGTGCTGGAAATGCAATTATTAGCGAGATCAATAATTGAAGTTTTGAAGCGAAATATAAATAAGCACAAAAAGAAATGTTTTTTTTTCACACATTAAAAAGATCAAATAATTCATGTTACAGGCAATAGCCACCTTACTTTTTCCGAGTAACTCAATTTCTGGTATTTTCTTTGCATAGGCGACGGCAATTCAAACTTTTTGTGACGGTCGTCACTACAGTAATGTATCTTTCAAGTTTAGCGTATAGGTAAAGGCTGATATACAACCACTCATATACTCGACAAGAAAAAGTTTTCGCATTTTATCATTCTTAGGATTGCATATAACAAGTTCAGTTTTATGAGCGTTAATTAGCAAAGCAACTTCTCCGTTGTCTGCGGCGGTAATGGGCAATACTGCAAACTCTCCATGAGGATCAAAGCATCGGTTCTTTATAAAAAATAAGGATGTCCATGATTTCTTTACTCCATATTCCTTCATGACCAATATCTCAATGCCGTAATCATAATCACAAATAAAACCACGACTCATACAAAGACAATCATCTAAAACTCCTAAACCACctatttcacaattaaagtgtTTATGCTTAGGCGGCTCGGGAATTGGAAACAAATCGAAATTTTCAGAGATGGGATCAAAAGTAATAACTCTATAAGGATTTTCATATGAATATATCCTACAGTGAAGTCGTCCATGAAACGTAATCCCATCTTTCACTGAGGGGACATCATCGTAAGGCAAATCGACTCTCCTCCACGTTTTGTCGTCCTCCTTAAGACTAGCAACCATAACAAACTTCTCTAAAGGAAACATCACAGCCTTGTAAATATTCTTGGAGGAGTCAAAACAAAGTCCGCCCATTGGAAAACTATATCCTATATCGAAATTGTACTTAATCTCTATTTTGGTGCATAATCGAGTCGTAggattccacaagaaaaacataTCCCAATTTGCAAGTGTGAGTACATTGTacttaaatatttgttttaaaaggaGGAATGGAAGGAATAGGCAAAATGGCACCGGGTGACAACACAAACACATAATACAAAAATTTTAGCTTTAGATTACGTTTGGAGGCAACCCAAAATAATTGGGGTTGTTTAGCCAAATCCCCCCAAAAAACTACTTCCCTGCTTATTCTCTTCCAAGAAAACCTAATTCTCTATTTATTCTCTCTCCCCTAACACCCTTCTCTACCTCTCTTTATTGTTGCCTTACCTTTCAATCACAAATTCAGTCACCTTATCATAACAAATTCAATCCATAAAAATTCATCAAACGCCTATGAGATAGGCTTTGAACAGAAAACATAATTAGAAGCATGCCCTTAAGCCCCAAGACGAAGCccaactttttttttcctttttctattttaACAAGGTATCAACTTTTGATTTTTGGGGTTAGAGATAATGgttaattttggaaaaatgagGGGGCTTGGTCCAAAACTTTATTGAGagattttcataaagcactatcttttagtggtaattagctatctatagataccatttgctatattacggattgtagatacgttttttgttgttataaaatgtattagatgtatttaagctactatattcatgaatacagtagcaaaaataggcgtgaatcagggaagttcaactaatcagttgttgtatttgagtgtattcgactgtattcatggcgtgaaacatggaTTATAGCTGGACATATTATTGTATTCGAccgtattcacggcgtgaaacaggagattacactgtttttaaaagaaaagtaaatcaattaacata includes these proteins:
- the LOC107810802 gene encoding F-box protein CPR1-like, translating into MGGLCFDSSKNIYKAVMFPLEKFVMVASLKEDDKTWRRVDLPYDDVPSVKDGITFHGRLHCRIYSYENPYRVITFDPISENFDLFPIPEPPKHKHFNCEIGGLGVLDDCLCMSRGFICDYDYGIEILVMKEYGVKKSWTSLFFIKNRCFDPHGEFAVLPITAADNGEVALLINAHKTELVICNPKNDKMRKLFLVEYMSGCISAFTYTLNLKDTLL